The genomic DNA TGGATAGGTCTTTGAAGAACCTGTCTGATGAGCGGTATGAGTGCCTCAGGAGTAAGGCACTGGGCTTACTGTCTGGAAATCCTTATTTCAGGGGGTTTTCAGGCACAGTCCTAAACCCGATGCATAGATAGATGTCTATAAATGGGATATCTGTCTATGCAAAGGGATACTCTTATGGACTATGCATTTCTTGTAGGGCGTATAAAGTTATAATACCATTTTAATGAAGCGCATTCTTATGCTTATGGGTCACTCTGCAGGTATAGGTGACCTTCTCAGAGGGAGCGCAAGTTGGAGAGCCTTAAAAAATAGGTTTCCTGATGCTGAACTTCACTTACTCTTTCTTACCAAGGATAAAGGAGCTGTTTCTGAAAAGCTCATATCAAGGCATCATCTACTTTCTTCCTTTCATGTGATAGACAAAAGGCTGAAGAGTTTAAAAAGTTTGTTAGATTTCTTTAGAGAGTTTGATGAGATAGTTATGAAGGTGAACCCTGAATTGATTATAGATTTTGAACCTCATGGGCTTAAAAGTTCTTTTCTCTGCGCGTACGCACGGTTAAAGTACGGTATAAAGTCTGTAGGTGTAGGAGAAATACCTATGAGAAAATACTTTTACAGTGTAGCGTCCCCACCTTCTGCTAAGGTGCTCAAAGGTGCTGATTATACGGATAGGTACTTTGCGGTGCTTAAAGCTCTCGGTATTGAAAGGAACGGTATCCCTATAGAGCTTGAAGAGACACAGGAAGCTGTGGAGTTTAGAAGGAATTTTCACGGAAGATATGGCATTCCCCACGATAAAGTACTCATAGGGCTTAATATAGGGTGTGGAACACCTGACGCTCTTTGGAAAAGACCGAATATACATCTTTTGAGAGAAGTTGTGCTGGAAATACAGCTACGGACTAAAAGTCTTCTTATCCTTACTGGAGCAAGTTTTGAAAGGGATATAAACAGAGAGTTTTTAAAGGATTATCCCCTCGAAGCTCTTGATCTTGCCGGACATACGGACATTTTGGAGCTTCCGGGACTTTTAAGATCTCTTTCCCTCTTCATATCTACAGATAGCGGACCTTACCACATGGCTGTAGCTCTCAAGGTTCCCACCTTAGCACTTTTCGTTAAAGACTTCCCCCCTTCTTATCATCACCATCCGTGGGTGTCTTGTAAGGTACTAAGTAAGAGAGAGGATATTCCTCACATAATCAATGAGGGACTAAGGCTTTATGATAGCTTTTGTAAGAAAGAGGAAAGCACCAAGTAAGGAGTGTAAAAAAACTAAGCTAAAGCCTGTAGGAAAATCCAATCTAAAGGATAGCAAAATGCCCACAGTATTCACAGAGGCTCCATATAACCAAGCGAATATGAGTCCTTTTTTGCAAAGTTTAGAAACCAGAGCTGGAGCTACGAGCATAGAAAAGACTATAAGCACACCGACGAGCTTTACTGAACTCGTTACAGTTAAAGAAAAAAGAACAAAAAAGACCACTTCACCAGCTTGCCCCTTGAGAAGCTTACTCCTCAGGTATAGAAGAAAACCAAGAAATGCGTAAAGAATGCCAGTTTTTAATACATCTTCCTTAGGTACAAATAAAATGTCTGATGCTGTAAGTGCCATAAGCTGTTCCGTGCCATGTGTGGATTTGGAGAGTATCAAAACAACCGAGGAAAAACCCAAGGCATATATAAGACCTATGAAAGCTTCCGCATACTCTTTTTTCCTTTGGGATATGGCTATGAGTAAGCTTGAAAAAAGGGCAAAGAGGAGGGAGAGGACATAAGAAGGTTTCTGATAAAGTAGTAAGGAGAGGGAAAGACCTACCGCCGAAAATTGCGCTATAGCTATATCCGTAAATATTATACCCCTTCTTACTATCTCAAGCCCAAAATATGCGTGAATACCCAAAAGTATAAAAGATAAGAGTAGAGCGTGGATCAGCACATCAGTCATTGGTTAAGCCTCCTTACGATCTCGTCAAAGAGCGAAAATATATCTCTCGCCTCTGGCACAGCTCCTACATCGTGTGGAAGTACTACCAACTTTGCGTTGAGCTTCTGAGCCACATACTGGGCTGTCCTTCTTTCGTGATAAACATCCTGCAAGATAAATTTGACATCCTTAGAGTTGGTCAAAAGCTCTTCTACATGCTTTGCGGTTGGAGGGATTCCCGGAAGAGGTTCAAGCGTTCCCACCAGAACCATTCCATATCTGCGGATCAGATAGTCATATAGTTTATGGTACTCAATAACTTTTATGCCTTTCAACTTTTCAAAATCCCTATCCCACCCCTTTAATTTGGTATCCCATCTCGTGAGAAAGTTCTCAAGATTTCCCTTATAGTAAGTGCAGTTTTTTTCATCAATCTGGCAAAGTTTATCCGTTATTGCTCTTGCAAGTATGGGTATATTGTGAGGATCAAGCTGATAATGGGGATTTCCTTCCGGATGGATATCTCCCATAGCTCTTGAGACTCCTTCAGGCTTTTCTATGATCTTAACAAACTGGGAAAGGTCTAAGAGTCCTTCACTTCCAGGTTGAATTTTGGGATTATTGGATTGTTGAAGGAGAGGAGGTAGAAAACCTATCTCTAAGCTTGCGCCTTGCATTATGAGTAGATCCGCATTTCTCATTCTTGCTATGTGAGAAGGTTTTGGTACTACGAAGTGAGGATCCTCAGAACCTTTGGCTATAACATAGAGGTTTACCCTATCTTTACCTACTTCCCTCACCAGATCACCTATCCAGGGGTAGGTTGCTATCACATTAGGTTTGGCAAAAGAAAAGGAGAAGAAAAAAAGGAGAAGGGCTACGAGTCTTTTCATGGCTAATACCTCCAAAAGTTTTTAAAATGGATGCGCACCGTGAGCTCCTATCGCAAAGTTAAACTGTAAAATCACTTCGTTGACTGTCTTTCTCATGCCTTCATAATATAAAGCTCTGTTTTGACCTACCTGAAGCCTTATGCGTGAAAATTCGGTGGGATTAAATTCCAGCATAGCATAATAAGCTGGGAGACTTCCGGGAAAGTTCTGCTTTACTCCATCTACCTTGACATCGTTTTTGTTTAGAAGATTGTATTGAATACCCGCTCTCCATCTTTGAGCGAATCTCCAAACAAGCTGAGAATAAAAACCTCCCTGTTTTTTACTCACTGATGGAGTTACCAAATCACCCAGATCATCGTATGCGTATCTTGTTCCTTTTTGATCCCTATAGATATACTCACTTTGGAAGGATACGTACCTGTAAGAATCAATAAAGTACTTGGCTGTGAGATCAAGTCCGTAAAGCTTAGTACTTCCCGAAAAGGCGTGAGGTTCGTCAGTGTCAATGTGGTTTAATCGTGTTTTACCTTGTGCATAAGATATGCCTGTAAGAATAGAGAGGTTTCCTATATCAAAGGAAGTCTTGATAAAACCTACGTAAAGGTTTGGTTTTCTTGCATCTCCTACAGTGAGGTTTGTACCACTGCCATCTTTTTTAGTATTTATACTAAAACCATTCGTCCCAAAGCTCTGTTCGTTCTCACCTTGAAGCACCTCAAGACCAAAGAGCAAATAAAAAGGCGTAGGTGCGAGCCAATTAATTTGAATCCCCTTTTCCACAAGCCCATCATCACCCAAAAACACCTTATAAGGCAATGGGAGGGTAGCAAAGTCCCACACGTGGGGATGTTGAGAGTTTAGCCTTCCAAAGGAGCTTCTAAATTTGCCTACCTTGAGCTGGAAACCTCCGGGTAAGCCTCTGGTAACCGCATAAGCTTCTTCTATCTGGGAGCTATCTTCCGAAAAGGGTATGGTAACATAAAGGTCAAAGTAAGGATCAACAGGTGCATACAGGTAAAGCTCGCCGTAGTTAAGGTTAAAACCTCTATTTTTGTTAAGTTCCTCACTATTATCGCCGTGCGGATGCCAAAATCCCGGAATTTCAAGCTGTTTGTACGTTTGGTCATTTCTGTTTCTTCCTACAAGAGAAGTATCCATGATAAAAGATATGTCAGGCAAGAAGTCGGTTTGTTTAAAAGGATAGATTTGATAAGCTTTTAGTCTTTCGTCGTATTTTACCCTTAGCTGGAGGGTTCTGTCTGCGGGTACAGGCTTTGTTTTCTCTTTAGCTTCTGTTTCTTGCCGTGTTTCTTCCTTCTGACCTTTTTGAGCCTTCTCTAAGGCTTCTATCTTTTTCTCAAGCTCCTGAATGAGCCTTTTTTGTTCTTCAAGCTGACGCTTTAGACTTTCAAGGTCATCTTGCGCAAAGGCAAAGCTAAATATACCAAGGCAAAGTATAAGCTTCTTCATTATCGCACCTCCTTATAGTGTTATCACTTGATCTACTCCCAGTTCCTGAGCCTTCTTGTATAGGTTTGGAAAGCACCCTATAACCGCACCTTCTACCAAGTCATTTTCTATGTTTCTTTCCATACAACACTGGTCGCATCCCATAATAAAGCCAATTCTGTCCTCTTTTAGGAGCTTAGAAAGTCTTTCCCCTATTGGGTTTTTCTTTACAAGTACATAGTTGTTATCAAGGAAGAAAAACATGCCTGCCACTTGGACGGGATGAATACCCATCTCTAATTGTGGTAGTATCATCCTACCGAGTATGTAGCTGGCGGAGTTTGGTGTGCTAAAGATATAAACTACTTTCATAATAAGCACCTCCTCAGGTTTTTGCTGAAAAAAAGGTCTGTATGGACTTTTAAACCTTTGGAGGCGCTCTCTGAAGTGTAGTTCTGAAAGAAGGTCTTAGTATAGGCTCTTGAGGCTCATAAGAGATTTCTATAGTAAAGCTTACAAGACTTACCTTAAGCTCAGGTTTATATGAAGGTTTATCTACAAGAGAATGCTGAAGAATGCATACAGAACAATCTAAATGTTGTTTTCCATCTTCGTGTCTGTGAGTTAGGGATATACTCCCTTCAACACTTAAAAGAAGTAAGAGGAGCGCAATAAGCCACTTTTTCATATTCTTACTTTATTCCTCACGCATTCCCACATAGCTATAGCACCTGCAGATCCTACATTCAGCGAATTTATTTTTCCCACCATAGGTATTGATACTATTATATCGGAAATCTCTGCAATACTTTTTGAGATTCCTTCACCTTCAGATCCAAGAACCAGTGCGCTTGGTAAAGGTATGGATACGTTCCTTATGTCCTTACCCCCTCGCTCTACAGCCACTATCCAACCTCCGAGCTTTTTAAACTCCCTAAGCGTCTTTGAAAGACTTGAAACTCTTGATAACTTGAGGTGAAAGATGCTTCCTGCGGAGGCTTTTATGACCACCTCGTTTATTGGGCTTGATCTGTGAGTTGGCAAAAGAACTCCTACTCCACCAAACACTTCGCACGTTCTTATAAGATTTCCCACATTCTGAGGATCGGTGAGGTGGTCAAGCACTAAAATGAAAGAGTTTTTATCTACTGCTGTCTTAAAAAGCTCACCAGGGTCTACGTAACTTATGGGACTTATTAAGGCAATAATTCCTTGGGTTTTCTTTGTACCTGCGAGTTGTTCTATCCTTATTCTCGGAACCTTTTGTATCTTTATACCCCTCTCTTTGCAAAGCTTTACTACCTGATGGGGTGGATGGGAATCATGAGCGACAAGCACTTTCTCTATATCCTTACCAGATCTTAAAGCTTCAATAACGGGATTCTTTCCGTAAACTATCATACCTCTGTTATTATGCCTCCCCCAAGTAGGACGTCACCTTCATAAAAAGCGCACACTTGTCCAGGAGTTATACCTCTTACACTTTCCTCAAACTCCACAAAATATCCATCTTTTTCTTCCCTTATGCTTTTGACTTTTACAGGTTTCGTTCTGTATCTTACCATCGCGTATACCTCATCCCAGTCTTCCAAAGGTATATGGACATTTATGCTCTCAAGTTTTAGACTCTTTTTGTAGAGCATATCTTCTTTTCCAACCACCACTTCGTTTTTTTTAGCATCAAGCCCAATAACGTATAAAGGTTCGTGATAAGCCAGTTTTAATCCTCTTCTTTGCCCTATGGTGAAGTTATAAATGCCAGTATGCTTCCCGAGAACTTCACCATTTGCATGCACTATGAATCCCTCTTTCGTACCTACCCTCTCTCTCACAAACTCACCCGGCTTTTTACCCATTAAAAAGCATACCTCTTGAGAGTCCTTTTTGTCAGCTACTGGAAGATTAAACTCTTTTGCTATCCTTCTGACCTCATCCTTGGTGAGATCCCCCAGAGGAAACTCAAGAAGGTCAATATCTTCCCTTTTTACCAAAGCCAAAAAGTAAGACTGATCTCTACTTTCATCTTTTGATCTCGCTATCATTTTTCTACCTTTGTACTCTACCAGTTTTGCGTAATGACCAGTTGCCAGTTTATCTATGCCTGCCACTTCCCTGAGGTATCTTGCCAAAAAACCAGTTTTTACTTCCCTGTTGCAAAGAGCGCACGGATTGGGAGTTTTACCCTCCGAGTACTCTCTGACAAAGTAGTTTATAACCCTCTCTTTAAAGAATTTCTCCCAATCAAGGGTTATGTGAGGTATTCCAAGCCTTTCAGATACCCTCACTGCATCCTTCACATCTTCTGGAGAACAGCACACTCTTAGGTCCTCCAAGCTACAGTTCTCGTCTATGGTATGAAGTCTCAGAGTTACTCCTATAACTTCGTGACCTGCGCGTTTTAAAAGGAGAGCGCACACACTGCTATCTACACCCCCGCTCATACCAACTGCAATTTTCATAGGTATTTAATTTACACTCTTTTATGCATCAGTTGGTAGGAGATTTGTGAAAGAAGTCCCTTATGTACTCTAATATCTCCTTTTTTAGTCCGTAAGCTTTTATCATCTCGCTCTTTTGTAGCACCATATCCACAGCTACAGGTATTAATTTGTACGGTTTATCATTCTCTTTAAGAATTCTGAGAGAGTACATGCCCAAAAGGGTGTGTCTCAAATCTTCAGCAATACCTACCATCATCAGGTCAAAATTGTATTTTTTGTAAAGTTCCTGTCTTTCTTCATCTTTTTTGGAAAGCATATCATTGGCAAAGAGGCATATTTTTGCCCAAGTTTTTAAAGTTTTGTCCCATTCCTCTTTAGGTAAGGCATCAAGCTCCATATTTATATAGTTCAAAAGATACTTGGCGAGGTATTCCCTTGCGGATTCTATATCTTCAAATCCCCACACCTTTGCCTCTTGCATAGTATATAAATTTAACAGTTAGGAGGTGAAAGTCATGATCCTTTTGTATATAGTTTTATTCTTGAGTTATGCTTTTGCGGTTCCTGAGGGACAGATGATCTTTGAAAATAACTGCCTCAGATGTCATCAGGAAGGCTCAAAAAAACCCCTGTCTTATCTTAAAAAAGAGTATAAAGGTAGATCTGATGCTGTTATGATACTCGCCAAACAATGTCCTTGGGGAAGAAACCTCTCCGATATGGAAATAGAGATAGTCAGTAAGTGGATAGCGGGAGAAGACAAATGAAGTGTTAAAATAATTGATCCTATGGTACTCTTTTGGAAAAAATCGGAAGAAGAGAAGCTCGCAGAGAAGGGAGATAAAACTGCCATACTTAAACTCATAGAGAAGGGTAAAAAGGATAAGGCTATACAGATACTTGAGCAGTTCAAGGAAGATCCGGAGCTCAGGCGCATACTTTATGACCTGTATCTAAAGGAAGATAAATACTACTATGCTTACCAGCTTATAGAACACTATGATAGGAGTTTAGGCACGGCTTGGGAGAGGGCAAACATATATGAAAGGGTTGGTCAAAAGGAAAAGGCAGTGGAAGAGTATTTAAAGATCGGAAACTTTGAAAGCCTACAAAGGGCAGGTATTGTCCTTTACCAAATGGATAAAAAACAAGAGGCTCTGAATGTTTTTGAGAGGGCTTTAAAGCTTGCACCTCCAACTAAGAAAGATGAAGTGGAGTCTTCTATAAGAAAGATAAAAGAGGAACTTGGACTTTTGGAAGTTAAAAAGGAGAGTCTTATTGAAAAAATAAGAAAGGGTTTACAAAAGACAAAAGAAAAAGCGCTTTTCGGAGTAATTTTCAGAGGGAGAAAGGTGGACGAGGCGCTCTTTGAAGAGCTTGAAGAAACACTCATAAGGGCTGATGTTGGTGCAAAAACCGCTGTAAATGTAGTAGAAGAACTTAAAAAAGAGGCTATAAAGAGGAATATAAAGGAGTCGGAAGGATTAAGGGACATGCTAAAGGAGAGGTTTCTGTCTGTGCTGTCTAACTGTGAAGGAGATATAAAACTTAAAGATAAAGGACCAACAATCTATCTGTTTTTAGGTGTGAATGGTTCCGGAAAGACAACTACCATAGGCAAGTTGGCTTATAAGTTTGTCAATGAAGGCAAGAGGGTACTCTTATGTGCTGGGGACACATTCAGATCTGCCGCTATAGAACAACTTGAAGTGTGGGCAGAAAAGAGTGGTGCGGACATAATAAAGAGGGAAGAAGGTGCAGATCCCGCATCGGTAGTTTTTGACGCCATAAACAAAGCAAACAGCTATGACCTTATTTTGATAGACACAGCGGGAAGACTTCACACTAAGGAGCCTCTCATAAGGGAGCTGAGAAAAATAAAGTCAGTGATACAGAAGTTCTATCCAGATGAGCCAACGGAAACATTACTTGTACTTGATGCAACCCTCGGGCAAAACTCTATAGCTCAGGCTAAGGTATTTAAGGAGGCTGTGGATATAACAGGTATAGTACTCACAAAGCTTGACGGCACAGCCAAAGGAGGAGCAATAATACCTATATGTCAGGAGCTTAGAATCCCGGTTAAACTCTTGGGAGTAGGCGAAGGTTTAGATGACCTTCAACCCTTTAATGCAAACCTTTTTATAGAGGAATTACTCTCTTTGGAGGATTGAGATGGAGTATATAGGGATACTTATCTTCTTTTTGATCGCTCTGTTTGTAGGTTTTGCCTTTGCCTTTTTAAACGATCTACTCGGTCCAAAAGCTAAGGAAAGTATGGAAGATTACCCTTACGAGTGCGGAGTTCCCCTTTATGACGTAGAAGCTCGTGGAACTTTCAAACAAGGCTACTACCTTCTCGGGCTTTTGCTCATACTCTTTGATATAGAGGTAGCTTTCCTCTTTCCTTGGGCTGTAGTGTTTAAAGAGATCGGATTATACGGTCTTATTGAGGCTCTACTTTTCATATTCATTCTCGCTTTAGGTCTTATTTACGCCTGGAGGAAAGGTGCTCTCAAATGGCAGATGTGACACTTATCATAAAGTTATGTAAAAACTAAGTATAAGAACTTATAATTAAAGAGGAGGTAAGGTATGGCTGTTTTGAACTCTAACGGTTTTGTAATAACAACTGTAGAGGAACTTTTAAATTGGGGAAGAAGGAATGCCCTTTGGCCTGTAACCATAGGACTTGCGTGTTGTGCCATAGAGATGATGCATACAGCGGCTTCAAGGTTTGACTTAGACAGGCTCGGTGTCATATTCAGAGCTTCCCCAAGGCAAGCTGATGTCCTTATAGTTGCAGGTACTGTGGTAAACAAAGTGGCACCTATGCTTAAGCTCATATGGGAACAGATGCCTGATCCCAAGTGGTGTATAACTATGGGAGGATGTGCATCCGCTGGTGGACCTTTTCCTACCTATGCAACACTTCAGGGAATGGATAGGATAATACCCGTTGACGTTTACATTCCGGGCTGTCCTCCCCATCCTCA from Hydrogenobacter sp. includes the following:
- a CDS encoding glycosyltransferase family 9 protein; translation: MKRILMLMGHSAGIGDLLRGSASWRALKNRFPDAELHLLFLTKDKGAVSEKLISRHHLLSSFHVIDKRLKSLKSLLDFFREFDEIVMKVNPELIIDFEPHGLKSSFLCAYARLKYGIKSVGVGEIPMRKYFYSVASPPSAKVLKGADYTDRYFAVLKALGIERNGIPIELEETQEAVEFRRNFHGRYGIPHDKVLIGLNIGCGTPDALWKRPNIHLLREVVLEIQLRTKSLLILTGASFERDINREFLKDYPLEALDLAGHTDILELPGLLRSLSLFISTDSGPYHMAVALKVPTLALFVKDFPPSYHHHPWVSCKVLSKREDIPHIINEGLRLYDSFCKKEESTK
- a CDS encoding metal ABC transporter permease encodes the protein MTDVLIHALLLSFILLGIHAYFGLEIVRRGIIFTDIAIAQFSAVGLSLSLLLYQKPSYVLSLLFALFSSLLIAISQRKKEYAEAFIGLIYALGFSSVVLILSKSTHGTEQLMALTASDILFVPKEDVLKTGILYAFLGFLLYLRSKLLKGQAGEVVFFVLFSLTVTSSVKLVGVLIVFSMLVAPALVSKLCKKGLIFAWLYGASVNTVGILLSFRLDFPTGFSLVFLHSLLGAFLFLTKAIIKP
- a CDS encoding zinc ABC transporter substrate-binding protein, whose protein sequence is MKRLVALLLFFFSFSFAKPNVIATYPWIGDLVREVGKDRVNLYVIAKGSEDPHFVVPKPSHIARMRNADLLIMQGASLEIGFLPPLLQQSNNPKIQPGSEGLLDLSQFVKIIEKPEGVSRAMGDIHPEGNPHYQLDPHNIPILARAITDKLCQIDEKNCTYYKGNLENFLTRWDTKLKGWDRDFEKLKGIKVIEYHKLYDYLIRRYGMVLVGTLEPLPGIPPTAKHVEELLTNSKDVKFILQDVYHERRTAQYVAQKLNAKLVVLPHDVGAVPEARDIFSLFDEIVRRLNQ
- a CDS encoding sulfur reduction protein DsrE — encoded protein: MKVVYIFSTPNSASYILGRMILPQLEMGIHPVQVAGMFFFLDNNYVLVKKNPIGERLSKLLKEDRIGFIMGCDQCCMERNIENDLVEGAVIGCFPNLYKKAQELGVDQVITL
- the rlmB gene encoding 23S rRNA (guanosine(2251)-2'-O)-methyltransferase RlmB, with the protein product MIVYGKNPVIEALRSGKDIEKVLVAHDSHPPHQVVKLCKERGIKIQKVPRIRIEQLAGTKKTQGIIALISPISYVDPGELFKTAVDKNSFILVLDHLTDPQNVGNLIRTCEVFGGVGVLLPTHRSSPINEVVIKASAGSIFHLKLSRVSSLSKTLREFKKLGGWIVAVERGGKDIRNVSIPLPSALVLGSEGEGISKSIAEISDIIVSIPMVGKINSLNVGSAGAIAMWECVRNKVRI
- the mnmA gene encoding tRNA 2-thiouridine(34) synthase MnmA — its product is MKIAVGMSGGVDSSVCALLLKRAGHEVIGVTLRLHTIDENCSLEDLRVCCSPEDVKDAVRVSERLGIPHITLDWEKFFKERVINYFVREYSEGKTPNPCALCNREVKTGFLARYLREVAGIDKLATGHYAKLVEYKGRKMIARSKDESRDQSYFLALVKREDIDLLEFPLGDLTKDEVRRIAKEFNLPVADKKDSQEVCFLMGKKPGEFVRERVGTKEGFIVHANGEVLGKHTGIYNFTIGQRRGLKLAYHEPLYVIGLDAKKNEVVVGKEDMLYKKSLKLESINVHIPLEDWDEVYAMVRYRTKPVKVKSIREEKDGYFVEFEESVRGITPGQVCAFYEGDVLLGGGIITEV
- a CDS encoding cytochrome c yields the protein MILLYIVLFLSYAFAVPEGQMIFENNCLRCHQEGSKKPLSYLKKEYKGRSDAVMILAKQCPWGRNLSDMEIEIVSKWIAGEDK
- the ftsY gene encoding signal recognition particle-docking protein FtsY; the protein is MVLFWKKSEEEKLAEKGDKTAILKLIEKGKKDKAIQILEQFKEDPELRRILYDLYLKEDKYYYAYQLIEHYDRSLGTAWERANIYERVGQKEKAVEEYLKIGNFESLQRAGIVLYQMDKKQEALNVFERALKLAPPTKKDEVESSIRKIKEELGLLEVKKESLIEKIRKGLQKTKEKALFGVIFRGRKVDEALFEELEETLIRADVGAKTAVNVVEELKKEAIKRNIKESEGLRDMLKERFLSVLSNCEGDIKLKDKGPTIYLFLGVNGSGKTTTIGKLAYKFVNEGKRVLLCAGDTFRSAAIEQLEVWAEKSGADIIKREEGADPASVVFDAINKANSYDLILIDTAGRLHTKEPLIRELRKIKSVIQKFYPDEPTETLLVLDATLGQNSIAQAKVFKEAVDITGIVLTKLDGTAKGGAIIPICQELRIPVKLLGVGEGLDDLQPFNANLFIEELLSLED
- a CDS encoding NADH-quinone oxidoreductase subunit A gives rise to the protein MEYIGILIFFLIALFVGFAFAFLNDLLGPKAKESMEDYPYECGVPLYDVEARGTFKQGYYLLGLLLILFDIEVAFLFPWAVVFKEIGLYGLIEALLFIFILALGLIYAWRKGALKWQM
- a CDS encoding NADH-quinone oxidoreductase subunit B family protein; protein product: MAVLNSNGFVITTVEELLNWGRRNALWPVTIGLACCAIEMMHTAASRFDLDRLGVIFRASPRQADVLIVAGTVVNKVAPMLKLIWEQMPDPKWCITMGGCASAGGPFPTYATLQGMDRIIPVDVYIPGCPPHPQGLLYGILQLQRKIKEKGVTKYDRAFGEFKEDLKRQGLLVPQEIEV